One segment of Coffea arabica cultivar ET-39 chromosome 7c, Coffea Arabica ET-39 HiFi, whole genome shotgun sequence DNA contains the following:
- the LOC113700178 gene encoding uncharacterized protein isoform X2, which yields MCKDLSSPTVYWYVATLREQLEQLAEEKTNEGLPSISKARLNEYSDQIEVIAARLATPEVESIVEVTEDHSLGTSVTDAAKARESVQSPRGLRRRFGPQSITEDGSHDTVESEQSTPVKLDASAQTHIQKHRKLQEDLTDEMVHLARQLKESSLLMNQSVKNTEKLLDSTERAVEHSLASTGHANTRAAGVFSQSSKTSCFTWLLMFAMTLIFVMVVLLIRVT from the exons ATGTGTAAAGACCTCTCAAGTCCAACTGTGTATTGG TATGTTGCCACGTTACGAGAGCAACTGGAGCAATTGGCTGAAGAGAAGACTAACGAAGGATTACCAAG TATTTCAAAAGCTAGGCTGAATGAGTATTCTGACCAAATTGAAGTTATTGCTGCCAGATTAGCTACCCCTGAGGTGGAG TCTATAGTGGAAGTAACCGAGGACCATTCTCTTGGAACTTCTGTCACTGATGCAGCTAAAGCCAGGGAAAGTGTTCAATCCCCAAGAGGATTAAGGAGGAGATTTGG GCCCCAGTCTATTACTGAAGATGGGTCTCATGATACTGTAGAATCCGAGCAATCAACGCCAGTCAAATTGGATGCTTCTGCACAAACACATATTCAGAAACACAG GAAGCTTCAAGAGGATTTAACTGATGAAATGGTTCACTTGGCACGGCAACTCAAAGAAAGTAGTCTGTTGATGAATCAATCTGTCAAAAACACTGAGAAA CTACTTGATTCGACAGAGAGAGCAGTTGAACATAGTTTAGCCAGCACAGGGCATGCTAATACTCGGGCCGCGGGCGTGTTTTCCCAGAGTTCCAAGACCTCGTGTTTCACATGGCTCCTGATGTTTGCCATGACTCTTATCTTCGTAATGGTGGTGCTGCTTATCCGCGTTACCTAG
- the LOC113700166 gene encoding O-fucosyltransferase 38 codes for MVNYRGFSSHSKNSSIYFRRYSSPSSITYYIVILFALSIFIFTFYSKDVLEDEDRKPPSITSGEKNSKIEQLRDDVLWEAPFSHGLRPCVKPSSRYKATQGWDHYMTVRSNGGLNQMRAGIADMVAVAHIMNATLVIPQLDKRSFWQDTSIFSDIFDEVHFIMTLQTDVRIVKELPKELESAPRARKHFSSWSGVSYYEEMAHLWKDYQVIHVAKSDSRLANNDLPFDIQRLRCRALYHALRFSPAIENLGKKLVERLRSRAERYIALHLRYEKDMLSFTGCTHGLTEAEAEELRVMRHNTNHWKIKNINATEQRIGGLCPLTPKEVGIFLQALGYPPSTLIYIAAGEIYGGSVHLSELTSRFPNIVYKEALASKGELQAFSHHASQSAALDYIISIESDVFIPSHSGNMARAVEGHRRFLGHRKTITPDRKGLVAIYDMLESGVLKEGSSSLSHLVMKLHRSRQGAPRKREGAPSGIKGRGRFRLEEPFYQNPFPECMCGANIQDDEDT; via the exons ATGGTTAACTACAGAGGcttctcttctcactccaagaATTCATCCATCTACTTTAGAAGATATTCATCTCCTTCATCAATCACATACTACATAGTCATCCTCTTTGCTTTGTCAATCTTCATTTTCACATTCTACAGCAAAGATGTCTTGGAAGATGAAGATAGAAAGCCTCCATCAATAACATCAGGAGAGAAGAATTCCAAAATCGAACAg CTGCGTGATGATGTACTCTGGGAAGCACCTTTTAGCCATGGTCTACGCCCTTGTGTGAAGCCGTCCTCTAGATACAAAG CTACCCAAGGATGGGATCACTATATGACTGTCAGAAGTAATGGTGGGCTTAATCAAATGCGTGCTGGT ATAGCTGATATGGTGGCTGTGGCACACATAATGAATGCAACCTTGGTAATTCCTCAACTGGATAAACGTTCGTTCTGGCAAGACACAAG TATTTTTTCTGACATATTCGATGAAGTACATTTTATCATGACATTACAAACTGATGTAAGGATTGTGAAGGAGCTTCCCAAAGAATTAGAATCAGCTCCTCGAGCAAGGAAGCATTTCTCGTCATGGTCCGGTGTCAGTTACTATGAGGAGATGGCACACCTATGGAAGGATTATCAG GTAATTCATGTCGCGAAATCTGATTCTCGGCTTGCCAACAATGATCTGCCTTTTGATATCCAGAGATTGAGATGCCGTGCTCTATATCATGCTCTCCGCTTCTCACCTGCTATCGAAAACCTTGGAAAG AAGCTAGTGGAGCGGCTGCGATCTCGCGCAGAAAGATACATTGCACTTCATCTAAGATATGAGAAGGACATGCTTTCTTTTACTGGCTGCACGCATGGTCTAACTGAAGCTGAAGCTGAAGAGCTTAGAGTGATGAG GCATAACACAAACCACTGGAAGATTAAAAATATTAATGCAACAGAACAGAGAATAGGTGGCTTGTGCCCCTTAACTCCAAAGGAAGTTGGAATATTCCTTCAAGCTCTTGGTTACCCTCCATCAACGTTGATTTATATAGCAGCTGGGGAGATTTATGGTGGTAGTGTTCATCTTTCAGAGCTAACTTCTCGTTTCCCAAATATAGTGTATAAG GAAGCTCTTGCAAGCAAAGGAGAGCTGCAGGCATTTTCCCATCATGCTTCTCAATCTGCCGCACTTGATTATATCATCTCCATagagagtgatgtgttcatccCATCACATTCAGGTAACATGGCAAGAGCTGTTGAAGGACATCGCAGATTCTTGGGCCATCGGAAGACAATCACTCCAGACAG GAAAGGCCTTGTTGCAATATATGATATGTTGGAATCCGGAGTGCTCAAAGAAGGATCATCATCATTGTCTCATCTTGTAATGAAATTGCACAGGAGCAG GCAAGGAGCTCCAAGGAAAAGAGAAGGTGCCCCTTCAGGCATCAAAGGTCGAGGTCGTTTCAGGCTGGAAGAACCCTTCTACCAAAATCCCTTCCCAGAATGCATGTGTGGCGCAAATATTCAAGATGATGAAGATACATAG
- the LOC113700178 gene encoding uncharacterized protein isoform X1, with amino-acid sequence MGLSKTEINLRRLLAAAPQQQNQAKLIHYVATLREQLEQLAEEKTNEGLPSISKARLNEYSDQIEVIAARLATPEVESIVEVTEDHSLGTSVTDAAKARESVQSPRGLRRRFGPQSITEDGSHDTVESEQSTPVKLDASAQTHIQKHRKLQEDLTDEMVHLARQLKESSLLMNQSVKNTEKLLDSTERAVEHSLASTGHANTRAAGVFSQSSKTSCFTWLLMFAMTLIFVMVVLLIRVT; translated from the exons ATGGGTTTGAGCAAAACAGAGATCAATTTGAGGAGGTTACTGGCAGCTGCCCCACAGCAACAGAATCAGGCAAAGCTCATACAT TATGTTGCCACGTTACGAGAGCAACTGGAGCAATTGGCTGAAGAGAAGACTAACGAAGGATTACCAAG TATTTCAAAAGCTAGGCTGAATGAGTATTCTGACCAAATTGAAGTTATTGCTGCCAGATTAGCTACCCCTGAGGTGGAG TCTATAGTGGAAGTAACCGAGGACCATTCTCTTGGAACTTCTGTCACTGATGCAGCTAAAGCCAGGGAAAGTGTTCAATCCCCAAGAGGATTAAGGAGGAGATTTGG GCCCCAGTCTATTACTGAAGATGGGTCTCATGATACTGTAGAATCCGAGCAATCAACGCCAGTCAAATTGGATGCTTCTGCACAAACACATATTCAGAAACACAG GAAGCTTCAAGAGGATTTAACTGATGAAATGGTTCACTTGGCACGGCAACTCAAAGAAAGTAGTCTGTTGATGAATCAATCTGTCAAAAACACTGAGAAA CTACTTGATTCGACAGAGAGAGCAGTTGAACATAGTTTAGCCAGCACAGGGCATGCTAATACTCGGGCCGCGGGCGTGTTTTCCCAGAGTTCCAAGACCTCGTGTTTCACATGGCTCCTGATGTTTGCCATGACTCTTATCTTCGTAATGGTGGTGCTGCTTATCCGCGTTACCTAG
- the LOC113700167 gene encoding endoglucanase 11-like: MAITCGAVSQCFNYGEALSKSILYYEAQRSGQLPYNQRVTWRRHSGLSDGFQEGVDLVGGYYDAGDNVKFGLPMAFTITMLSWSVLQYQEHVVAAGGEHGHALQAIKWGTDYLIKAHSEPHVLWVQVGDGKNDHQCWQRPEDMRTSRRAYKIDEKNPGSEAAGETAAAMAAASIVFRKVNPHYSHILLEHAQQLFEFGDKFRGKYDDSVDVVKKYYPSASGYKDELLWAALWLYKATENVDYLNYALENAESFGGTTWAIKEFSWDIKYAGVQILAAMLPGAKNEEQNHILQKYRSKADYYICANLNKNQNASNVPRTPSGLLYTRKWNPMQYVSTAAFLLMVYSDHLKATNQNLNCNGIPVTADQIYASSKFQVDYILGSNPISMSYLVGYGSTFPRRVHHRGASTEGYDKNKGYIGCKEGFQNWFRRQDPNPNVLVGALVGGPDKDDQFSDHRGNFRESEPCTYNTAPLVGIFAKLHALEKN; the protein is encoded by the exons ATGGCAATCACATGTGGAGCAG TCTCTCAATGTTTCAACTATGGTGAGGCTCTTTCCAAGAGCATCCTCTACTATGAAGCACAACGTTCTGGTCAATTGCCATATAACCAAAGAGTTACTTGGAGACGCCATTCTGGTCTTTCAGATGGTTTTCAAGAAGGG GTGGACTTGGTAGGAGGATACTATGATGCTGGTGACAATGTTAAGTTTGGCCTTCCAATGGCTTTTACCATAACAATGTTGTCTTGGAGTGTCCTGCAATACCAAGAACATGTCGTTGCTGCTGGCGGCGAACATGGCCATGCTCTTCAAGCAATCAAGTGGGGAACTGATTATTTAATCAAAGCACACTCAGAGCCTCACGTCTTATGGGTTCAa GTTGGCGATGGGAAAAATGATCACCAGTGTTGGCAACGGCCGGAGGACATGAGAACCTCCCGACGTGCTTACAAAATCGACGAGAAAAATCCGGGTTCAGAGGCTGCCGGAGAAACTGCAGCAGCCATGGCAGCAGCATCAATTGTGTTTAGGAAAGTTAATCCACATTATTCCCACATTCTTTTGGAGCATGCACAACAG TTGTTTGAGTTTGGTGACAAGTTTAGAGGGAAATATGATGATAGCGTTGATGTGGTGAAGAAGTATTATCCATCTGCTAGTGGATACAAAGATGAATTGCTTTGGGCAGCTTTGTGGCTGTACAAAGCCACTGAAAATGTTGATTATCTGAATTATGCTTTAGAAAATGCTGAATCTTTTGGTGGAACAACTTGGGCCATCAAAGAATTCAGCTGGGATATCAAGTATGCTGGTGTTCAAATCCTTGCTGCAATG TTGCCAGGTGCCAAAAATGAAGAGCAGAACCATATTCTCCAAAAATACCGATCAAAAGCAGACTACTACATTTGTGCCAACCTGAACAAGAACCAAAATGCCTCAAATGTGCCTCGTACCCCAAGTGGCCTTCTGTACACAAGAAAATGGAACCCCATGCAATATGTTTCAACTGCAGCATTTCTTCTAATGGTCTACTCTGATCATCTCAAGGCCACAAACCAAAACCTAAACTGCAATGGAATTCCAGTGACTGCAGATCAAATTTAcgcgtcctcgaaattccaggTTGATTACATTCTGGGCTCAAATCCAATTTCCATGAGCTACTTAGTTGGCTATGGCTCCACCTTCCCAAGAAGAGTGCATCATAGAGGTGCATCCACTGAAGGTTATGACAAAAACAAGGGATATATTGGATGCAAGGAAGGGTTTCAGAACTGGTTTCGACGACAAGATCCGAACCCTAATGTTCTTGTTGGAGCTCTTGTTGGCGGACCAGATAAGGATGATCAGTTCAGTGATCACAGGGGAAATTTCAGAGAGTCTGAACCTTGCACTTACAATACTGCTCCACTTGTTGGGATTTTTGCTAAGTTGCATGCTTTGGAAAAAAATTAG